The genome window TGGCGGAGTTCAAGTTTGTGCATCCGacgcaggtgcagcgggagaGCATTGGACCCGCGTTGCTGGGCAAGGATGTGCTGGGCGCGGCGGTCACGGGAAGTGGCAAGACACTGGCTTTCCTAATACCCGTAAGTGGGAAGTCCTTAGGATTCGAAGGTATATAACGCCCCAATCTCTTGCAGGTTCTGGAACACCTGTTTATGAACAAATGGTCGCGCACCGATGGAGTTGGTGCCATTATTATATCGCCCACCCGCGAGCTGGCCTACCAAATCTTCGAGACCCTAAAGAAGGTGGGCAAGCACCACGACTTCTCCGCCGGCCTCATCATCGGCGGCAAGAACCTTAAGTTCGAGCGGACTCGCATGGACCAGTGCAATATCCTCATCTGCACACCAGGCCGCTTGCTGCAGCACATGGACGAGAATCCGCTCTTTAATACAAGCACTATGGAGGTGCTGGTCCTGGACGAAGCAGATCGTTGTTTGGATATGGGTTTCCAGAAGACACTCAATTCCATCATTGAAAACTTCCCACCCGTGCGTCAAACGCTGCTTTTCTCGGCCACGCAAACGAATACGGTACAGGATTTGGCAAGGCTCAATCTAAAGGATCCAGTCTATGTCGGCTATGGAGCGGCAACGCCAAGCGAAGAACCCTCGAGCTCCAAGAAAAGTCCGAGTACCGCTGTCTTAGCCGTGCCCGAGCTTCTGCAGCAGAGCTATGTGGTGCTGAACCTGGAGGACAAGATCACCATGCTGTGGTCTTTCATTAAGAACCATTTGAAGCAAAAGATCATTGTGTTTGTGTCCAGTTGTAAGCAGGCCAAGTATCTGTACGAGATCTTCTGTAAACTGCGTCCGGGTAGCCCGCTGCTGGCTCTTTACGGAACCCTCCACCAGGATCGCCGCATTGCCATCTATGAGGATTTCCTGCGCAAGAGCCACGTGGTAATGTTCTCCACCGATGTGGCCTCACGCGGACTGGACTTCCCCGCCGTCAATTGGGTGGTGCAGTTGGACTGTCCGGAGGATGTCTCGCAGTATATCCATCGAGCGGGTCGTTCTGCGCGAAATAAGACACGCGGCGAGTGTCTTTTGGTTCTGACACCCAGCGAGGAAGAGTACATGATTGGTGCACTCAAGGAGCAGCTGAATATTGACATCCGCTGTGTACAAATCGATCCAAAGAAGCTCTTCTCGCCGCGCGTCAAGATCGAAGCCTTTCTGGCCCAATTCCCTGAGCTGAGGGCCACCGCTCAGCGTGCCTTCCTCTCCTACATAAAATCCGTTTTCCTAATGCGCAACAAGCGGCTGTTTAATGTCTTTAGCCTAGATCTGGATGCATTTGCGCAGTCGCTGGGCCTGGCGGTCACGCCGCGCGTCCCCTTCCTGGAAAAGTTCCTCTGGCGGCAGAAACagatgcagcagcagaaggAACAGGGAGATGTCCCAACAGTTAACAATCCAGTTCTCCCCAAGATGACCAAACAACAGAGCTTTGGCGGCGCCAACGAAGACGAAGATGATAGTGATGACGAAGACTTCATCAAGGTGAAACGCAAGGATCACGATGTGGAGGGAGAACCAGTAGAACTGGACGAAGACGAGGGCAATGAGGACGAGCCAGAGGCCCCTCTGGTGGTGCCCAAGCGCGAAAAGCTGGTCACCAAGGCCTCGCTGGCTAAGAAGGCTCTAAAGAAGAACCTGCAGGTGAACTCCAAGCTCAAGTTTGATGACGAGGGCGAAACGGTGGCGGATGATCGCAGTCAAATGAAGGCGCTGAGTGCCAGGCAGCGAACGGAAAAGcaagacgacgacgacgggGGCATAAATCTGGTGCTGTCGAAGGCTCTTCTAACCGAGGAGGATCAGTACGACAAGCAGCGATTCCGGGAGCTGGTCAAGAAACGTCACAAACTGCAGCGGGAGAAGTTGCGCAAGAAGACGGAAGAGGTCAAGGGAagcgacgaggaggaggaccaaGATGCTGATGATGCCGAATATGCCGAAGAAGCTGACAGCGAGAGTGACCATTCAGTGGACCTTTCGTGGCTGCCAGATCCCGACAAAATCTACAGAAATAAGGCTAATGCGTCTGATCCGGATGCGGGTGAGCCATCTTTATCTGAATCAGAGAAAGGAGATGCTACCGACAATAATGACAATGACAACGTCGAAGATAGCTCCGATGAGGAGCCCGCCTACAAAAAGTCAAAGCTAACGGATAAGATGACTTTAATGGACACGGAGGCCATTGCGGCCAGTCTTTTGGGTAGCTAAGTTAAGGGCCCGactgtgtaaataaattaatgccaattatttcattaataataatttgtaatttaatagacgtttgtttttattgatactaatttaatgattttataattaatggAATTAAtcaaaagcaaataatttgtgtTTCATGGGGCGATACAAATTTAGGGTAAACCTGCTTATTTTAATGGTATATGACCTTAATTGAGATTCAAACGTATCcgattgaaaatattaaagtgttttttcaCTGAAACATATGCAGGGCAATCATGACATTTTATGTATGTTTGGCGAGTACTGCTTTAGAATATTAATTAGattaaattgcattaatttttgttaatatgtgtttttgttctttttggCCATGTTTAGGTAAATGTTCTAAAACgatgtatataatttattttctggaGAGAATTGTATCACGATTGACCCCTCATTCGCAAAAGCAAAATACAGACTTTTTAGGGAAAAATAAGTTATCAAGGGGTTTTGCCTGTGTAAcgagttaaaaaaataaattaaatacaatatgtGGACAAAAGAATTGGTcaatgctattttttttagaaaataacaaGATATAAAATTAGAAGTATTGCTATAGTCGACTTCCCCGACTATTTTCACATAAATAGAGTATATCACCAAAAAACGATCGGGTTTTATGTGGCGCTTTCTGCACTGCACATTGCAAGCGAGAAGAAAAGTTTGGAAAAAAACCTGCTGTGTGTAGGCATAACTAGAATCTGAATGTTAAGTCCCAAATCTAGCTTAAATAGTTTTCGAGATCTctagacagacggacatggctatatcgactcggctattggtcctgataaaaaatatatatactttctAGGGTTGGAAACACTTATTTCTATCTGTTACTTTTCAACTAACACAATATTCcctttttcaatattttcaaatagtCCTGGTCTATCCTGAAGCTTTAGCCGTTAtatgcagagggtattataatttcagtcagagcTTTGCAtgaagtatatattcttgatcagcatccgtccatctgtccgtttctacgcaaactagtttctCAGTTTCAAAGCTATCTGCAAAAAATACAAGTATATAAGTTAGAACGAGccggacgactatattatgaagctcccataggaaaatcgccaaaaaaaaaaatacaaacaaattataacttcgctcgctgtttttaaatttttttgcaatgtttttcaatgtaagtaatggttttatatttttagaactacgattttaattttataaagcgACTATATAAAAACTACATACAGctccctttaaaaaaaatacatttttaaaaattatttttttttatgtagtAACGGTTAAATATATAccggacgactttatcatatagctcgtataggaacaatcagaaatatgtatcaaaaaaattaaatttgctgttattcaattgatttgaatataattcaatatatagtaatattttattatttcagaattccAGTTGTTATTAACgatatcataaagctgccataATAACGATCGAATAACTCGTCATAGCTTCATTgctttgaaataattttattcgattatgaaaataaaaaaatgaaaaaaaaaaaaaaaacaaaataaa of Drosophila gunungcola strain Sukarami unplaced genomic scaffold, Dgunungcola_SK_2 000136F, whole genome shotgun sequence contains these proteins:
- the LOC128265570 gene encoding probable ATP-dependent RNA helicase DDX10 produces the protein MQRQKPKGPGRPGPRSKPGSGKGKGAPGGRGSGDNKQKRPRPEFNKSRLAATDAEIRELQAQYAEIDAPAIKKFGQFPLSKKTQKALAEFKFVHPTQVQRESIGPALLGKDVLGAAVTGSGKTLAFLIPVLEHLFMNKWSRTDGVGAIIISPTRELAYQIFETLKKVGKHHDFSAGLIIGGKNLKFERTRMDQCNILICTPGRLLQHMDENPLFNTSTMEVLVLDEADRCLDMGFQKTLNSIIENFPPVRQTLLFSATQTNTVQDLARLNLKDPVYVGYGAATPSEEPSSSKKSPSTAVLAVPELLQQSYVVLNLEDKITMLWSFIKNHLKQKIIVFVSSCKQAKYLYEIFCKLRPGSPLLALYGTLHQDRRIAIYEDFLRKSHVVMFSTDVASRGLDFPAVNWVVQLDCPEDVSQYIHRAGRSARNKTRGECLLVLTPSEEEYMIGALKEQLNIDIRCVQIDPKKLFSPRVKIEAFLAQFPELRATAQRAFLSYIKSVFLMRNKRLFNVFSLDLDAFAQSLGLAVTPRVPFLEKFLWRQKQMQQQKEQGDVPTVNNPVLPKMTKQQSFGGANEDEDDSDDEDFIKVKRKDHDVEGEPVELDEDEGNEDEPEAPLVVPKREKLVTKASLAKKALKKNLQVNSKLKFDDEGETVADDRSQMKALSARQRTEKQDDDDGGINLVLSKALLTEEDQYDKQRFRELVKKRHKLQREKLRKKTEEVKGSDEEEDQDADDAEYAEEADSESDHSVDLSWLPDPDKIYRNKANASDPDAGEPSLSESEKGDATDNNDNDNVEDSSDEEPAYKKSKLTDKMTLMDTEAIAASLLGS